A genomic stretch from Mycobacterium paraterrae includes:
- a CDS encoding oxidoreductase, with product MTSWTAADLPSFAGRTAIVTGANSGLGAVTARELARVGAQVILAVRNPGRGETAAREMTGDVEVRRLDLQDLASVRQFVEGIDSDVDVLVNNAGIMAIPHAVTADGFESQIGTNHLGHFALTNLLLPKIRDRVVTVSSLMHYIGYISLRDLNWTSRPYSAWLAYGQSKLANLLFTSELQRRLQTAGSPVRAVAAHPGYSHTNLQGHSGQKLVDGLMGLGNRLATDADFGARQTLYAISQDVPGNSFIGPAFGMFGRSKPVGRSPLAKRDATAAALWELSERLTDTKFPL from the coding sequence ATGACATCGTGGACAGCAGCGGATCTGCCTTCGTTCGCCGGCCGCACCGCCATCGTGACCGGGGCGAACAGTGGACTTGGCGCGGTGACGGCCCGCGAGCTCGCTCGCGTCGGCGCCCAGGTGATCCTCGCGGTGCGCAACCCCGGTAGGGGCGAGACCGCCGCCCGGGAGATGACCGGCGATGTCGAAGTCCGCCGACTCGACCTGCAGGACCTGGCGTCGGTGCGGCAATTCGTCGAGGGGATCGACAGCGACGTCGATGTGCTGGTGAACAACGCCGGCATCATGGCCATCCCGCACGCCGTTACCGCCGACGGGTTCGAGAGCCAGATCGGCACCAATCACCTCGGCCACTTCGCCCTGACCAATCTGCTGCTGCCCAAGATCCGCGATCGGGTGGTTACTGTGTCGTCGCTGATGCATTACATCGGCTACATCAGCCTGCGGGACCTGAACTGGACGTCGCGGCCCTACTCGGCTTGGCTCGCCTACGGCCAGTCCAAACTGGCCAACCTGCTGTTCACCAGCGAGCTGCAGCGTCGGCTGCAGACGGCGGGTTCCCCGGTGCGGGCAGTGGCCGCCCACCCCGGTTACTCGCACACCAACTTGCAGGGCCATTCCGGCCAGAAGTTGGTCGACGGACTTATGGGGCTGGGGAACCGGTTGGCGACCGACGCGGATTTCGGCGCCCGTCAGACCCTGTATGCCATCTCGCAGGATGTTCCCGGCAACAGCTTCATCGGCCCAGCGTTCGGCATGTTCGGACGCAGCAAGCCGGTGGGCCGCAGCCCACTGGCCAAACGCGACGCCACTGCCGCCGCGTTGTGGGAGTTGTCCGAGCGGCTGACCGACACCAAATTTCCCCTCTGA
- a CDS encoding LpqN/LpqT family lipoprotein — translation MRPLVQIATTLGVCALAVVGCGPKSPDYQSIWSTTPTTTSAAPAEKPVPFSEYLESNGVSGSPVAPDQVTDLTISIPIPAGWQRVNRANIPPTTELIAKADNFPNAMLIVFKLGGEFDAKELVKHGNDDARLAQNFKQLEASNADFHGFPSSMIEGSYNLGDQRLHTINRIVVAHAGGEDADKYLIQLAVTSLADKAVADAVDVEAIIRGFTVAAK, via the coding sequence GTGAGGCCGCTGGTACAAATCGCTACGACACTGGGCGTGTGCGCGCTGGCAGTCGTCGGATGCGGCCCGAAAAGCCCCGACTACCAATCAATCTGGTCGACCACCCCGACGACCACCAGTGCCGCACCGGCCGAGAAGCCGGTGCCGTTCTCGGAATACCTGGAAAGCAATGGGGTGTCCGGTTCGCCCGTGGCCCCCGACCAGGTGACCGATCTGACCATCTCCATTCCCATTCCGGCGGGCTGGCAACGGGTGAACCGAGCCAACATTCCGCCCACCACCGAGTTGATCGCCAAGGCCGACAACTTTCCCAACGCCATGCTGATCGTGTTCAAGCTGGGCGGGGAATTCGACGCGAAGGAATTGGTCAAGCACGGCAACGACGACGCGCGGCTAGCCCAGAACTTCAAACAGCTCGAGGCGTCCAATGCCGACTTCCACGGCTTCCCGTCGTCGATGATCGAAGGCAGCTACAACCTCGGCGACCAACGCCTGCACACCATCAACCGGATCGTCGTCGCCCACGCCGGCGGTGAGGACGCGGACAAGTACCTGATTCAGCTCGCGGTGACCAGCCTGGCCGACAAGGCGGTCGCCGACGCGGTCGACGTCGAGGCGATCATCCGCGGCTTCACTGTCGCCGCGAAGTAA
- a CDS encoding 50S ribosomal protein L25/general stress protein Ctc: protein MAKSQNQLAVKVRTETGKGASRRARRDGWIPAVLYGHGSDPQHLNLPGHDFAAVLRHSGTNAVLALDIEGKEQLALTKALDIHPIRRTITHADLLVVRRGEKVTVEVTVEVVGDAAPGTLVTQEANTIEIEADALSIPQSLTVSVEDAEAGTQVTAGQIDLPSGVSLVADPETLVVNVVVAPTEEDLEAEGAGEVAEGEEPAAEATEGEASEAESESE from the coding sequence ATGGCCAAGTCTCAGAACCAGCTCGCCGTCAAGGTACGGACCGAAACCGGCAAGGGCGCGTCCCGCCGGGCTCGTCGCGACGGCTGGATCCCGGCCGTGCTCTACGGGCACGGCAGCGACCCGCAGCACCTCAACCTGCCCGGCCACGACTTCGCCGCGGTGCTGCGCCACTCGGGCACCAACGCGGTGCTCGCGCTCGACATCGAGGGCAAGGAGCAGCTGGCGCTGACCAAGGCGCTCGACATCCACCCGATCCGCCGGACGATCACGCACGCGGACTTGCTCGTCGTGCGCCGCGGCGAAAAGGTGACCGTCGAGGTCACCGTCGAGGTCGTCGGCGACGCCGCGCCTGGCACCCTGGTGACCCAGGAAGCCAACACCATCGAGATCGAGGCGGACGCGTTGTCGATCCCGCAGTCGCTGACCGTGTCGGTCGAGGACGCCGAAGCGGGCACCCAGGTCACCGCTGGCCAGATCGACCTGCCGTCGGGTGTGAGCCTGGTCGCCGACCCCGAGACCCTGGTCGTCAACGTGGTGGTCGCGCCGACTGAGGAGGACCTGGAAGCCGAGGGCGCCGGCGAGGTTGCCGAGGGCGAAGAGCCCGCCGCCGAGGCCACCGAGGGCGAGGCGTCCGAAGCCGAGTCCGAATCCGAATAA
- a CDS encoding ribose-phosphate diphosphokinase, whose protein sequence is MSYDWTDNRKNLMLFSGRAHPELAEQVAKELDTHVTAQTAREFANGEIFVRFNESVRGCDAFVLQSAPAPVNDWLMESLIMIDALKRGSAKRITAVLPFYPYARQDKKHRGREPISARLVADLLKTAGADRIVTVDLHTDQIQGFFDGPVDHMRGQNLLTGYIGDNYPDGNMVVVSPDSGRVRIAEKWADALGGVPLAFIHKTRDPRVPNQVVSNRVVGEVQGKTCVLIDDMIDTGGTIAGAVKLLHNDGAKDVVIAATHGVLSDPAAERLAACGAREVIVTNTLPIGEDKRFPQLTVLSIAPLLASTIRAVFENGSVTGLFDGDA, encoded by the coding sequence GTGAGCTACGACTGGACCGATAACCGCAAGAATCTGATGCTCTTCTCCGGCCGGGCCCACCCTGAGCTGGCTGAGCAAGTCGCCAAGGAACTCGACACCCACGTCACCGCGCAGACCGCGCGCGAGTTCGCCAACGGCGAGATCTTCGTGCGCTTCAACGAGTCGGTACGCGGCTGTGACGCCTTTGTTCTGCAGTCGGCCCCCGCGCCGGTGAACGACTGGCTGATGGAATCGCTGATCATGATCGATGCCCTCAAGCGGGGCAGCGCCAAGCGGATCACCGCGGTCCTGCCGTTCTATCCTTACGCCCGGCAGGACAAGAAACACCGTGGGCGCGAACCGATTTCGGCCCGCCTGGTCGCCGACCTACTGAAGACCGCCGGTGCCGACCGGATCGTCACCGTGGACCTGCACACCGACCAGATCCAAGGTTTCTTCGACGGGCCCGTCGACCACATGCGCGGGCAGAATCTGCTCACCGGCTACATCGGCGACAATTACCCGGACGGAAACATGGTCGTGGTCTCCCCCGACTCGGGCCGCGTGCGCATCGCCGAGAAATGGGCCGACGCGCTGGGTGGCGTGCCACTGGCCTTCATCCACAAGACCCGCGACCCGCGCGTCCCCAACCAGGTGGTCTCCAACCGGGTGGTCGGCGAGGTGCAGGGCAAGACCTGCGTGCTGATCGACGACATGATCGACACCGGCGGCACAATCGCCGGCGCGGTGAAGCTGCTGCACAACGACGGCGCCAAGGACGTCGTCATCGCCGCCACCCACGGCGTGCTGTCCGACCCGGCCGCCGAGCGGCTGGCGGCGTGCGGTGCCCGCGAGGTCATCGTGACCAACACACTGCCGATCGGCGAGGACAAGCGCTTCCCGCAACTCACCGTGCTGTCCATAGCCCCGCTACTGGCGAGCACGATCCGCGCGGTATTCGAAAACGGTTCAGTGACCGGTCTTTTCGACGGCGACGCCTAG
- the glmU gene encoding bifunctional UDP-N-acetylglucosamine diphosphorylase/glucosamine-1-phosphate N-acetyltransferase GlmU, with amino-acid sequence MTGTTKHGESAVIVLAAGAGTRMRSDVPKVLHTLAGRSMLAHLLHATAKMAPQHLVVVLGRDHQRIEQSVAELTQTLGRPIETAIQEQQLGTGHAVLCGLTALPDDFHGVVVVTSGDVPLLDADTLADLVDAHNTRGAAATVLTTTVDDPTGYGRTLRTQDNEVIAIVEQADATPSQLEICEVNAGVYAFDIAALRSALSRLSSDNAQQELYLTDVIAIVRQDGKVVQARHVDDSSLVAGVNNRVQLSELAAELNRRIVSAHQLAGVTVIDPATTWIDVDVTIGRDTVIQPGTQLLGGTRIGGRCAIGPDTTLTDVTVGDGASVVRTHGSDAAIGDGAVVGPFTYLRPGTSLGAEGKLGAFVETKNATIGTGTKVPHLTYVGDADIGEHSNIGASSVFVNYDGTSKQRTTVGSHVRTGSDTMFVAPVTVGDGAYTGAGTVVRDDVPPGALAVSGGPQRNIEGWVERKRPGSAAAQAAERARRSTPAGDDAERSDAEERRRQTPADGDESSSGPAATT; translated from the coding sequence ATGACCGGGACGACTAAGCACGGCGAATCCGCGGTCATCGTCCTGGCGGCCGGCGCCGGCACCCGGATGCGGTCAGACGTCCCAAAGGTGTTGCACACCCTGGCGGGCCGCAGCATGCTGGCGCATCTGCTGCATGCCACCGCCAAGATGGCCCCGCAGCACCTGGTCGTGGTGCTGGGCCGCGACCACCAGCGCATCGAGCAGTCGGTCGCCGAGTTGACCCAGACCCTCGGCCGCCCGATCGAAACGGCGATACAGGAGCAGCAACTCGGCACGGGCCACGCCGTGCTCTGCGGACTCACGGCGCTACCCGACGATTTCCACGGCGTCGTCGTGGTCACCTCCGGCGACGTGCCGCTGCTCGACGCGGACACGCTGGCCGATCTGGTCGACGCGCACAACACCCGCGGCGCCGCGGCCACCGTACTGACCACCACCGTGGACGATCCGACCGGTTACGGCCGCACCCTGCGCACCCAGGACAACGAGGTGATCGCGATCGTCGAGCAGGCCGACGCGACGCCGTCCCAGCTGGAGATCTGCGAGGTCAACGCCGGCGTGTACGCCTTTGACATCGCGGCACTGCGTTCGGCGCTGAGCCGGCTGTCCTCCGACAACGCCCAGCAGGAGCTGTATCTGACCGACGTCATCGCGATCGTCCGCCAGGACGGCAAGGTGGTGCAGGCCCGACACGTCGACGACAGCTCGCTGGTGGCCGGGGTCAACAACCGGGTCCAGCTGTCCGAGCTAGCCGCCGAGCTCAACCGTCGCATCGTGTCCGCCCATCAACTCGCCGGCGTCACCGTCATCGATCCGGCAACGACGTGGATCGACGTCGACGTCACCATCGGCCGCGACACCGTCATCCAGCCTGGGACACAACTGCTCGGCGGCACCCGCATCGGCGGACGCTGCGCGATCGGACCGGACACCACGCTGACCGACGTCACCGTCGGCGACGGCGCATCGGTGGTCCGCACCCACGGCTCGGACGCCGCCATCGGAGACGGCGCGGTGGTCGGCCCGTTCACGTACCTACGGCCCGGCACGTCCCTGGGCGCCGAGGGCAAGCTGGGTGCATTCGTCGAAACCAAGAACGCCACGATCGGCACGGGAACCAAGGTGCCGCATCTGACCTACGTCGGTGACGCCGACATCGGCGAGCACAGCAACATCGGCGCATCCAGTGTGTTCGTCAACTACGACGGCACCTCCAAGCAGCGCACCACCGTCGGTTCACACGTGCGCACCGGCTCCGACACCATGTTCGTGGCGCCTGTCACCGTCGGCGACGGCGCCTACACCGGCGCCGGAACGGTAGTGCGCGACGACGTTCCCCCCGGCGCACTGGCCGTCTCGGGCGGCCCGCAACGCAACATCGAGGGTTGGGTCGAACGCAAGCGGCCGGGCAGCGCCGCCGCGCAGGCGGCCGAGCGGGCACGCAGATCGACGCCCGCCGGCGACGATGCAGAGCGGAGCGATGCTGAGGAGCGGCGACGACAGACACCCGCCGACGGCGATGAGTCGTCTTCCGGCCCGGCAGCGACCACCTAG
- a CDS encoding PAS domain-containing protein, with protein sequence MDRRRTAQASRSPAEVLRELPALVLLERIPVPTLAVLQDGTIVFANTAFAEILGRDADEVVALRFHDIFYGALETESVLSVVDGLANMIVELAHKDGSTVRALMSRSAMRRADDAIALATFQDLTEELWASGR encoded by the coding sequence GTGGACCGACGACGAACTGCGCAGGCCAGCCGATCTCCGGCGGAGGTGCTCCGCGAGTTGCCCGCGTTAGTGCTGCTGGAGCGGATTCCGGTCCCTACCCTCGCGGTGCTGCAAGACGGCACCATCGTGTTCGCCAACACCGCCTTCGCCGAGATTTTGGGCCGGGACGCCGACGAGGTCGTGGCCTTGAGGTTTCACGACATCTTCTACGGGGCGCTCGAGACGGAATCGGTGCTCTCCGTCGTCGACGGGCTGGCCAACATGATCGTCGAGTTGGCCCATAAGGACGGCTCGACCGTGCGGGCGCTGATGAGCAGGTCCGCGATGCGGCGCGCCGATGATGCCATCGCGCTGGCGACCTTTCAGGACTTGACCGAGGAACTCTGGGCCAGCGG
- a CDS encoding PPE family protein produces the protein MDFGFLPPEINSGRMYSGPGAAPMLAAAAAWDDLASELSSTAAAYASTVSGLAAGSWQGPSSQSMAAAASTYVDWMNTTAAQAEETGSQAKAAVAAYEAAFAATVPPPVIEANRALLAMLIATNILGQNTPAIAATETHYMEMWAQDATAMYGYAGSAAAASVLSPFTDAPQTTNSAGAAQQSAAAAQAGSSGASNIGTEITQFIDSLPTALQNLANGLVQSPTTGSTNLLSGLSLPQLGSLTLPPGLQTDLTNWNTIFSALTGPYSLQGWTAIPGGPLLSFGQAYSWGQNGQAAAAFLAGPKPITGALAPLASELGPHLTSAGYGAAPVSGSVGRAMLVGNMSVPQGWAQAAPEIRNVAQALSTELASAPEAALAGSPGEIFGQMALSSLAGRAVAASATGSIGSAPIASPLGGVVTAEADPAAATIFVIPAFDD, from the coding sequence GTGGACTTCGGATTCCTGCCGCCCGAAATCAATTCCGGGCGAATGTATTCCGGTCCCGGAGCAGCGCCGATGCTCGCCGCTGCGGCAGCCTGGGATGACCTGGCGTCCGAATTGAGTTCGACGGCAGCAGCTTACGCGTCGACCGTCTCCGGCTTGGCCGCCGGGTCGTGGCAGGGCCCGTCGTCACAATCCATGGCAGCTGCGGCCAGCACCTACGTGGATTGGATGAATACCACTGCGGCACAAGCCGAGGAGACAGGAAGCCAGGCCAAGGCCGCAGTCGCGGCGTACGAAGCAGCCTTCGCGGCCACCGTGCCGCCACCGGTGATCGAAGCGAACCGAGCGCTGCTGGCGATGCTGATCGCCACGAACATACTGGGCCAGAACACCCCGGCAATCGCCGCCACCGAAACCCACTACATGGAGATGTGGGCCCAGGACGCGACGGCGATGTACGGCTACGCCGGCTCCGCGGCCGCTGCCTCGGTATTGTCGCCGTTCACCGACGCGCCCCAGACCACCAACTCGGCTGGCGCCGCGCAACAGTCGGCGGCGGCCGCTCAGGCCGGCTCCTCCGGCGCGTCGAATATCGGCACGGAGATAACGCAATTCATCGACTCATTACCGACCGCGTTGCAGAACCTGGCCAACGGTCTCGTGCAATCGCCCACCACGGGGTCGACGAACCTGCTGTCGGGACTCTCGCTGCCCCAGTTGGGATCGTTGACGCTGCCGCCCGGACTGCAGACTGACCTGACGAACTGGAACACGATCTTCTCCGCGCTCACCGGTCCGTATTCACTGCAGGGTTGGACGGCGATTCCGGGCGGTCCGCTCCTGTCGTTCGGCCAGGCGTACTCGTGGGGGCAGAACGGGCAGGCGGCCGCCGCGTTCCTGGCCGGTCCGAAGCCGATCACCGGGGCCCTGGCGCCGCTGGCCAGCGAGCTCGGCCCGCATCTGACTTCGGCGGGGTATGGTGCCGCGCCGGTGTCGGGGTCGGTGGGCCGCGCGATGCTGGTCGGCAACATGTCGGTGCCGCAGGGCTGGGCGCAGGCAGCACCGGAAATCCGCAACGTCGCACAGGCGCTATCGACCGAATTGGCAAGTGCCCCAGAGGCAGCACTCGCGGGTAGCCCGGGCGAGATCTTCGGCCAGATGGCGTTGTCGAGCCTGGCCGGTCGGGCCGTGGCGGCGAGCGCAACCGGCTCGATCGGCAGTGCCCCGATCGCATCGCCACTGGGCGGAGTCGTCACCGCCGA
- the pth gene encoding aminoacyl-tRNA hydrolase has translation MAGPLLVVGLGNPGPNYAQTRHNLGFMVADRLAARIGSNFKVHKRSGAEVATGRLGGRSIVLAKPRCFMNESGRQVGPLAKFYSVPAADVVIIHDELDIDFGQIRLKLGGGEGGHNGLRSVANALGTKDFQRVRIGIGRPPGRKDPAAFVLESFTATERPEVPTICEQAADATELLIELGLEPAQNRVHAW, from the coding sequence GTGGCCGGACCGCTTTTGGTGGTCGGTCTGGGCAACCCGGGACCGAACTATGCCCAGACGCGGCACAATCTCGGGTTCATGGTTGCCGACCGGCTCGCCGCCCGGATCGGTTCGAACTTCAAGGTGCACAAGCGATCCGGTGCAGAGGTCGCGACCGGCCGACTTGGTGGCCGTTCGATCGTGTTGGCCAAGCCGCGCTGCTTCATGAACGAGTCCGGACGCCAGGTGGGTCCGCTGGCGAAGTTCTACTCGGTGCCTGCCGCTGACGTCGTGATCATTCACGACGAGCTCGACATCGACTTCGGTCAGATCCGGCTGAAGCTCGGCGGTGGCGAGGGTGGCCACAATGGTTTGCGTTCGGTGGCGAATGCGCTCGGTACCAAAGACTTTCAGCGGGTCCGGATCGGAATCGGCCGTCCGCCCGGACGCAAGGACCCAGCGGCATTCGTGCTGGAGAGTTTCACCGCCACGGAACGGCCCGAGGTGCCGACGATCTGTGAACAGGCCGCCGACGCCACGGAGCTGCTGATCGAACTCGGCTTGGAGCCTGCCCAGAACCGGGTGCACGCCTGGTGA
- the arsC gene encoding arsenate reductase (glutaredoxin) (This arsenate reductase requires both glutathione and glutaredoxin to convert arsenate to arsenite, after which the efflux transporter formed by ArsA and ArsB can extrude the arsenite from the cell, providing resistance.): MVPTSRGDGAVVIYHNPKCSTSRKTLELLRASGFEPEVVQYLKNPPSRAELTEMIRAAGIDVRAAVRKRESLYAELDLADADDDQLLDAMADHPILIERPFVVTPKGTRLARPVDAVREIL; this comes from the coding sequence ATGGTCCCGACTTCTCGGGGCGATGGCGCCGTGGTGATCTACCACAACCCCAAGTGCAGCACGTCGCGCAAAACCCTGGAATTGCTACGCGCCAGCGGATTCGAGCCCGAGGTCGTGCAATATCTCAAGAACCCGCCGTCGCGTGCCGAGCTGACGGAGATGATCCGTGCCGCGGGTATCGACGTCCGCGCAGCGGTGCGCAAACGCGAATCGCTGTACGCCGAGCTCGATCTGGCCGATGCGGACGACGATCAACTACTCGACGCGATGGCCGACCACCCCATCCTCATCGAACGGCCGTTTGTCGTCACACCGAAAGGTACGCGGCTGGCTCGTCCGGTCGACGCGGTCCGCGAGATCTTGTGA